The genome window CAATCTTTGTTGCGACAGATCACCACGCTTTCGCTCGTGATGACGACTGAAGCGTTTTTCGCTGTTTCGCAATAGTCCCATATTCTAGGGGAAGCCGCCTCTGGTGTCTAACACCCGGGAATAGTAGAATGTACGGCTATGAGCATCACTTCAAAGGAATTCCTGCAACTGGCCCGGGAAAAAATCCTGATTCTGGACGGCGCCATGGGCACCATGATCCAGCGCCATGCCTTGCAGGAAAAGGATTTCCGTGGGAAGCGCTTCGCCGGTCACCCGGTGGACCTCAAGGGGAATAACGACCTCCTGAGTCTGACCCGCCCGGAGCTCATCCGCCAGGTGCACGCGGATTTCCTGCGGGCCGGCGCCCAGATCATCGAAACTAACACTTTTA of Candidatus Omnitrophota bacterium contains these proteins:
- a CDS encoding homocysteine S-methyltransferase family protein, giving the protein MSITSKEFLQLAREKILILDGAMGTMIQRHALQEKDFRGKRFAGHPVDLKGNNDLLSLTRPELIRQVHADFLRAGAQIIETNTF